A window of Qingrenia yutianensis genomic DNA:
TACAATTCCGCCTTTTATGGAATATCCAGTAAGAATTTTAGCGGCAACTCTACTGAATCAAATCCAATAACGTTACTGCAGGGAGGAACGGCGAGTGAAGATTCCTCTACTTACAATAATGTAGGAAATTATGGTTTGCAGTATGCTTTCTCCACTACGTTAAAAAATGATAAAACATCCGGAAGGGTTAAATTTAAAGGTTATGTCATTTCAAACCCCGAGGGCCATTGGGCCGGTATTTCGTCTGGCGGTGTTGCAAAAGCGATGTTTCTTGGAACAAACGGTGCAGGAAGCGGTGCAGGATATAATCGTTGGAATTTCTGCGAAACAAATGCAATCAATCCCGGAAAATCTATTACTTTAGATTATCAATATATGCACTTGGGCAGAGGATGTACCCCCGGTATTATCCAATGGGAAACCGTTGAAGTGTGATAATCCTAAAATGACAAATTAAATTTTCAAAATTTAAAAGGGCATGCCTCAAAAGGTGAAACTCACCAAATTGGGCAATGCCCTTTTCGTTGCAAATTTATAAATTAAGAGAAAACATATAATCAAAAATCCTCTGATACATTCTGTAAATTGTAATAATGGACTGTTCTTTTGTATATATGTCTTGAGCATTAAATAAATTATTTTCATCTCCGAACATAACACCTAAATTTTTCATCTCATACACATATGATTTTGCCCAGTATGAAATCTGATAATCATCAGAGAAGTTATCACCGTCAGCATTTAATTCTACGTCAAAAAGTGACGCAATTCTGCTTAAAATCGCCGCGGCCGTTTCACGTGTGATGTACGAATTGGGTTCAAATCTATTTTTCCCTGTACCATATATGACTTTTAATGCCGTTAAAAATCTAATCTCATCACTTGGATTATTAACATCTTCATATAAGACATTTTCAAATTCAGAGGTAAGATTTTTAAGTTGTATAATCTCTTTGACCACAGATTGAATTTCAGAAGAATTTACTGTATCGTATGTTTTTTCTTTATACAATACAACTATAAGTTGAGCGGCTAATTTGCAAAAATCCTCACGTGAAATTCCTTCTGTATAATTATAGGCAAGCTCATATGGCACAAGATTTTTTGTTGCTGCAATTTGCAAATCCGTTTCCGCCCATTTGCTTGCACCGGCAGTCGAAAAATAATTCGGTTCTGATTTAACAACAACCGGTCCGTCATAGTTATCCAACATTCTCGTTCTGTTGCAATATTTATTTGTTAATTCTTCAAACGCCTCTGCAATAACATTAACGCTATCTTCAGTGGGGTAATACCATAGATAATTGCATGCATATGTTACACCTGTATCTGCCGTTTTGTTTCCATAGGCTCCGTATTGAATACACGTTGGATATATTGTAAGCTTATTGTTATAATCCAAAGAGTATTTTTCACCCTTCCATAAGTTTACAAAAACATTATTTAATTTTTTATAGTTATCCCAATAAGGACCTATAACCGCTTTATACTCTGTATCCCGGCAAACAGAAAGAAATTTTTCTATATCTTCATTATCTATATCTGCACAAACGTTGTTTAATTCGCGCACATATTCTATTGTGGCTGATTTTATATCTTCGTTTGACTCAATACCTAAAATTTGATAAAAAGTTTTTGTCGGTGAAATTACAGAATTTTTTGTTTCCAAAGCAAATACATTTGAGCATAACAAAATAATAACAGTAATCACAGCCAGAAGGCTGACAGTTTTTTTCATAGCGTCACAATATCCCTTCTAGTATAAACTTTTAATAAATTTTTCAAACTCTTTTTTGTTACAATTACTGCTGACGTTATAAATTAAGTTTTCGTCGTTCCAAATGGCACTATACCATTTAATATCAGTATCTAACTGTTTATGTTCTGCAATATTTATAATTGTATTTTTAACGGTAAGTGTATATGTGTAACCTTCTTTTGTATCAACAGCTTCGCCTGAATATGTTGGGTCAGTCTTTAACTCTTGCGTTAACTTTATAATCTTATCTTGATTTTTATATACCATTATAACATGGTCATTTTCGTATAGTTTTACACTATCAAAAACATAGCCATCAGGCATATATTTAGGTTTCAATGTGGTATAACCTAAAGCTTTATCAGCATTATTGTATGCCTCATTTTCATCAGCATCATAATTGTAACTTCCGTCGTTTATGCCAAAAAACTGTATGGAATTCTCGGTAATTTGATGTATTATCTTAAAGACATAAACTCGTACAGCTCCTACACTAAAAGCTCCGCAAGATAAAATTAGGATAGCGGCAGCAATTACAATAAACTTGTGGAGTTTATGTTTCTTACTATTATTTGGCTTCTTGTCAAATCCGTCATCTAAATTTATTGTTGCATTAGTGCATTCTTTCATTATTTTATCATACATATCTGCAGGAGGCGATGGATATCCCATTTTCTTTATATCTTCGTCTGTT
This region includes:
- a CDS encoding DUF4367 domain-containing protein, whose translation is MRNENCENIRQTFDDIIKKSVEMEMTDSLSPLTDEDIKKMGYPSPPADMYDKIMKECTNATINLDDGFDKKPNNSKKHKLHKFIVIAAAILILSCGAFSVGAVRVYVFKIIHQITENSIQFFGINDGSYNYDADENEAYNNADKALGYTTLKPKYMPDGYVFDSVKLYENDHVIMVYKNQDKIIKLTQELKTDPTYSGEAVDTKEGYTYTLTVKNTIINIAEHKQLDTDIKWYSAIWNDENLIYNVSSNCNKKEFEKFIKSLY
- a CDS encoding S-layer homology domain-containing protein, translating into MKKTVSLLAVITVIILLCSNVFALETKNSVISPTKTFYQILGIESNEDIKSATIEYVRELNNVCADIDNEDIEKFLSVCRDTEYKAVIGPYWDNYKKLNNVFVNLWKGEKYSLDYNNKLTIYPTCIQYGAYGNKTADTGVTYACNYLWYYPTEDSVNVIAEAFEELTNKYCNRTRMLDNYDGPVVVKSEPNYFSTAGASKWAETDLQIAATKNLVPYELAYNYTEGISREDFCKLAAQLIVVLYKEKTYDTVNSSEIQSVVKEIIQLKNLTSEFENVLYEDVNNPSDEIRFLTALKVIYGTGKNRFEPNSYITRETAAAILSRIASLFDVELNADGDNFSDDYQISYWAKSYVYEMKNLGVMFGDENNLFNAQDIYTKEQSIITIYRMYQRIFDYMFSLNL